Proteins found in one Anabas testudineus chromosome 1, fAnaTes1.2, whole genome shotgun sequence genomic segment:
- the smim18 gene encoding small integral membrane protein 18, which produces MANISTTIYPTNLSEAAPIYGLSLQVQEVYPFHDGWNVACFVILLLFILTVLSLAALAVLYELLDCGCCAKGKTHHQLQEEGPGSCSKLMTSICQKPDSHTEVV; this is translated from the coding sequence ATGGCCAACATCAGCACCACTATATACCCAACTAATCTCTCAGAGGCGGCCCCCATCTACGGCCTCTCCCTGCAGGTGCAGGAAGTTTACCCGTTCCACGACGGCTGGAATGTGGCCTGTTTTGTTATCctcctgctcttcatcctcactgtcCTGTCTCTGGCTGCCCTGGCTGTGCTCTATGAGCTACTGGACTGCGGGTGCTGTGCCAAAGGGAAGACACATCACCAACTACAAGAGGAGGGGCCTGGAAGCTGCAGCAAACTCATGACCAGCATTTGCCAGAAGCCAGATTCCCACACTGAGGTGGTATAG
- the hgsnat gene encoding LOW QUALITY PROTEIN: heparan-alpha-glucosaminide N-acetyltransferase (The sequence of the model RefSeq protein was modified relative to this genomic sequence to represent the inferred CDS: deleted 1 base in 1 codon), translated as MAKKKLKKNCGDTSSVSGLKETRQNVMTQPEQFHTFSFAAVVLVVGVFVVPLTAEVSNVTSGFPHHKHRRLKMDEAFLTVKNELDTEVVVSWVSEHCYQCLYQQLGVAPAAPSLGQPSSVDFIVSTQHEITLQLNRTPATQELCTLPFHFGEHGNYSLWVKNLNDRSLVNCTLVTDADPANSYIPILVAFLIFAGLALVSAIGRIILGLSVVRGILFRISGSMETERLINSELGSPGRTVAPITDNILPPPNNPSKRLRSLDTFRGISLVIMVFVNYGAGRYWFFKHESWNGLTVADLVFPWFVFIMGTSTALSINASLRAGSTRSSLLRKVVWRSLQLFIIGVFIINPNYCQGPLSWANLRIPGVLQRLAWSYLVVACLDLLVARSHLDILTRDAWWSPGLDILLYWPAWLCVLLLEIIWLCLTFLLPVPNCPTGYLGPGGIGDMGLYANCTGGAAGFIDRWLLGENHIYQTPSSRVIYATDMPYDPEGVLGSISSVLMAYLGLQAGKIILHYRDVHTSIISRFLIWGLILGVLSAVLTKCSRDQGFIPVNKNLWSLSYVTTLACFAFVLLVLVYYTVDVRKWWSGAPFYYPGMNSILVYVGHEVFEEYFPFRWRMANNQSHAEHLTQNLVATSCWVFISYVLYRKKIFWKI; from the exons ATGGCAAAAAAGAAACTCAAGAAAAACTGTGGAGACACATCTTCGGTG TCGGGGCTGAAAGAGACTAGGCAGAACGTAATGACACAACCGGAACAGTTTCATACGTTTtcctttgctgctgttgttttggttGTAGGTGTTTTCGTGGTGCCACTGACAGCTGAAGTATCTAATGTTACCT CTGGCTTCCCTCATCATAAGCACAGACGCCTGAAGATGGATGAGGCATTTCTGACAGTCAAAAATGAGCTGGACACTGAGGTGGTGGTGTCCTGGGTGTCAGAGCACTGCTACCAG TGTTTGTATCAGCAGCTAGGGGTGGCCCCAGCAGCACCGAGTCTTGGCCAGCCCAGCTCAGTGGACTTCATTGTGAGCACACAACATGAAATCACACTACAGCTAAACAGAACACCTGCCACCCAGGAGCTTTGCAC ACTTCCATTCCACTTTGGGGAGCATGGAAACTACTCTCTATGGGTGAAAAATCTGAATGACCGTTCACTGGTCAACTGCACCTTAGTGACTGATGCAGACCCTGCTAACAGCTACATAC CAATCCTGGTAGCTTTCCTTATCTTTGCTGGACTGGCCTTGGTGTCTGCCATTGGAAGAATAATATTAgg TCTTAGTGTAGTGAGGGGCATCCTCTTCCGTATTAGCGGCtccatggagacagagaggctcATCAACTCT GAACTGGGCTCCCCTGGCAGAACAGTAGCACCAATTACTGACAACATCCTTCCTCCCCCAAACAACCCTAGCAAGAGGCTACGGTCTCTAGACACATTCAGAGG TATCTCCTTGGTCATTATGGTGTTTGTGAACTATGGAGCGGGTCGATACTGGTTCTTTAAACATGAAAGCTGGAATG GCCTTACTGTTGCTGATCTAGTCTTCCCTTG gtttGTGTTTATAATGGGAACATCTACAGCCCTGTCAATCAATGCCTCTCTGCGTGCAGGATCAACACGCTCATCGCTGTTGAGAAAAGTTGTGTGGAGGAGCCTCCAGCTCTTCATCATTGGTGTCTTCATCATCAACCCAAACTATTGCCAGGGACCTT TGTCTTGGGCTAACCTGCGGATCCCAGGTGTGTTGCAGCGCCTGGCCTGGTCATACTTGGTAGTAGCCTGCCTGGATCTATTGGTGGCAAGAAGTCACCTTGACATCCTTACAAGG gaTGCGTGGTGGTCCCCTGGACTTGACATCTTGCTCTACTGGCCTGCTTGGCTATGTGTGCTTCTCTTAGAAATCATCTGGCTATGCCTGACTTTCCTGCTCCCTGTACCAAACTGCCCAAC AGGCTACTTAGGACCAGGTGGGATCGGGGACATGGGCCTGTATGCTAACTGCACCGGCGGAGCAGCTGGCTTTATTGACCGGTGGCTGCTGGGAGAAAACCACATCTACCAGACTCCCTCGTCACGG GTGATTTATGCAACTGACATGCCATATGATCCAGAAGGTGTTCTTGGCAGCATCAGCTCAGTCCTCATGGCCTATCTTGGGTTACAG GCAGGAAAAATAATCTTACACTACAGAGATGTCCACACAAGTATTATATCAAGGTTTCTCATATGGGGTCTCATTTTG GGAGTCCTATCAGCAGTTCTGACCAAGTGTTCCAGAGACCAAGGTTTCATTCCTGTCAACAAGAATCTGTG GTCTTTGTCCTATGTGACAACACTGGCCTGTTTTGCCTTTGTGCTGCTAGTGTTGGTTTACTACACAGTGGATGTGAGGAAGTGGTGGTCTGGAGCACCTTTCTACTACCCTG GTATGAACTCCATCCTTGTGTACGTGGGCCATGAAGTGTTTGAGGAATACTTCCCCTTCCGTTGGCGCATGGCCAACAATCAATCCCATGCTGAGCACCTCACCCAGAACCTTGTGGCTACTTCCTGTTGGGTCTTCATCTCCTACGTGCTCTACAGAAAGAAGATTTTCTGGAAAATTTAG
- the gtf2e2 gene encoding transcription initiation factor IIE subunit beta — protein sequence MDPALLRERELFKKRALSTPAVEKRQAASDSGSHKKKKPKVDKDSSSGSKHTAESSNGNFNIKTSSGYKFGCLAKIVNYMKTRHQNGDTHFLTLDEILDETKLLDISMKQKQWLMTEALVNNPKIDVRDGTYGFKPKYNLKDKKALLRLLDKHDQLGLGGVLLDDVEEGLPNSAKAIKALGDQIIFVTRPDKKKILFYNDKHCQFVVDEEFQKLWRSVPVDSMDEEKIEEYLKKQGISSMQETGPKKVLPVQKRKKQSGNRKRHFKTHNNHLAGVLEDYSDGVPAKK from the exons ATGGACCCAGCTCTACTGAGGGAGAGGGAGCTGTTCAAGAAAAGAGCTCTTTCCACTCCAGCTGTAGAGAAGAGGCAGGCGGCCTCTGACTCGGGAtcacacaagaaaaagaagccCAAAGTTGATAAAGACAGCTCATCGGGGTCCAAACACACTGCTG agtCCAGCAATGGGAACTTTAACATCAAGACGAGCTCTGGGTACAAATTTGGCTGCTTGGCCAAGATTGTCAATTATATGAAG ACCAGACATCAGAATGGTGACACACACTTCCTGACCCTTGATGAGATTCTGGATGAGACCAAACTTCTGGATATcagcatgaaacagaaacagtggcTCATGACTgag GCATTGGTCAACAACCCCAAAATCGATGTTCGGGATGGGACATATGGCTTCAAACCCAAGTACAACCTGAAGGATAAGAAAGCTTTACTGAGGCTGCTGGACAAACACGACCAGCTAGGCCTGGGGGGCGTGCTGCTGGACGACGTGGAGGAGGGGCTGCCAAACTCAGCTAAGGCCATTAAg GCCCTGGGGGATCAGATCATCTTTGTAACAAGACCAGACAAGAAAAAGATCCTGTTCTACAATGACAAGCACTGTCAGTTTGTGGTAGATGAAG AATTCCAGAAGCTGTGGAGAAGTGTTCCAGTTGATTCCATGGATGAGGAAAAGATCGAGGAGTACCTGAAGAAGCAAGGCATCTCCTCCATGCAGGAAACAGGACCAAAGAAAGTG TTACCGGTTCAAAAACGGAAGAAGCAAAGTGGGAATAGGAAGAGACACTTCAAGACCCACAACAACCATTTGGCAGGAGTGCTGGAGGACTATTCAGATGGTGTTCCTGCAAAGAAGTGA
- the LOC113161520 gene encoding dynactin subunit 6: MADKQNAQKSVKIAAGAVVCVESEIRGDVTIGPRTVVHPKARIIAEAGPIVIGEGNLIEEQALIINSYPENITPDSEVEPKTMTIGINNVFEVGCASRALKIGDNNVIESKADVGRNVILTSGCIIGAFCQVNTCEVIPENTVIYGSGCMRRVQTERPQPQTLQLDFLMKILPNYHHLKKTIKAGHTAS, translated from the exons ATGGCAGATAAACAAAATGCCCAGAAAAG tGTCAAAATAGCGGCTGGAGCCGTAGTTTGCGTTGAAAGTGAAATCAGAGGAGATGTCACCATAG GTCCCAGGACAGTGGTCCACCCGAAAGCTCGTATCATTGCAGAGGCAGGACCCATCGTGATTGGAGAAGGCAATTTGATCGAGGAGCAAGCTCTGATTATTAATAG TTACCCAGAAAACATCACACCGGATTCTGAGGTGGAACCAAAGACGATGACAATTGGCATCAACAATGTGTTTGAAGTTGGCTGTG CATCACGAGCCCTGAAAATTGGAGACAACAATGTGATCGAATCCAAAG cGGATGTTGGTAGGAATGTGATCCTCACGAGTGGGTGTATCATTGGAGCCTTCTGTCAGGTCAACACGTGTGAGGTCATACCTGAGAACACCGTTATCTACGGCTCTGGATGTATGAGGCGGGTTCAAACAGAGAGACCACAG CCCCAGACTCTTCAGCTTGACTTTCTGATGAAGATTTTGCCGAACTACCACCATTTAAAGAAAACCATTAAAGCAGGGCATACCGCTAGCTAA